A DNA window from Ornithodoros turicata isolate Travis chromosome 10, ASM3712646v1, whole genome shotgun sequence contains the following coding sequences:
- the LOC135369928 gene encoding atypical protein kinase C-like translates to MTDGDGNEIRVKTAYNGEIMVTYIDPSITLEKLCQEMRDICKFNEAQPFTMKWVDEEGDPCTISTQEELAEAVRLYEVNKDSEITIHVFPNVPTAPGMPCIGEDKSIYRRGARRWRKLYRVNGHIFQAKRFNRRAFCTFCMDRIWGLGRQGFKCINCKLMVHKKCHKLIKLPCSGPAKNEQDQYAESSAPNTPAPTRSSDTTNGGEAFNGSSLHRAGTPRHKGHHRSATTLDTSDTSPTPVGQDVDDQTLETTGSGAPRQYGLHDFELIRVIGRGSYAKVLMVELKKTSRIYAMKIIKKELVTDDEDIDWIQTEKHVFETASNYPFLVGLHSCFQTESRLFFVIEFVRGGDLMFHMQRQRRLPEEHARFYSAEISLALNFLHERGIIYRDLKLDNVLLDHEGHIKLTDYGMCKEGIRPGDTTSTFCGTPNYIAPEILRGEDYDFSVDWWALGVLLYEMLAGHSPFDILGTSENPDENTEDFLFQAILEKTIRIPRSISVKAQSVLKGFLNKNPLERLGCHPTTGFSDIMSHAFFKSINWEQLEGKQVSPPYKPKLGTERDFEHFDPQFTNEPVQLTPDDTRLISKIDQSEFEGFEYVNPLLMSLEDCV, encoded by the exons ATGACGGACGGAGACGGGAACGAGATCAGAGTAAAGACTGCGTACAATGG AGAAATTATGGTGACCTACATCGATCCGTCGATCACACTGGAAAAACTATGTCAAGAAATGAGGGACATATGCAAGTTCAATGAAGCACAGCCTTTCACTATGAAATGGGTCGACGAAGAAG GGGACCCCTGTACAATATCGACACAGGAAGAGCTAGCCGAGGCAGTTCGTCTCTACGAAGTCAACAAGGATTCCGAGATAACGATCCATG TTTTCCCAAATGTGCCCACTGCCCCAGGAATGCCCTGCATCGGCGAAGACA AGAGCATCTACAGGAGGGGAGCTCGACGGTGGCGCAAGCTGTACCGCGTCAATGGCCACATCTTCCAGGCAAAGCGATTCAACCGG CGTGCCTTCTGCACGTTCTGCATGGACCGCATCTGGGGTCTGGGCCGTCAGGGCTTCAAATGCATCAACTGCAAGCTCATGGTACACAAGAAATGCCACAAGCTGATCAAGCTCCCCTGCTCTGGCCCTGCT AAGAACGAGCAGGACCAGTATGCCGAGTCTTCAGCACCAAACACGCCTGCACCTACACGATCGAGCGACACCACCAACGGAGGCGAGGCATTCAACGGCAGTAGTCTGCACAGAG CGGGCACACCGCGGCACAAGGGTCATCATCGATCTGCTACAACGTTGGACACATCGGACACTTCTCCCACGCCCGTGGGGCAAGACGTTGATGATCAGACGTTAGAGACG ACGGGATCCGGAGCACCTCGTCAGTACGGACTGCACGACTTCGAGCTGATCCGAGTGATTGGCAGGGGTTCCTACGCCAAAGTGCTTATGGTGGAGCTCAAGAAGACGAGCCGTATATACGCCATGAAGATCATCAAAAAAGAACTGGTCACAGACGACGAG GACATCGACTGGATTCAGACGGAGAAGCACGTATTTGAGACGGCTTCGAATTATCCCTTTCTCGTTGGGCTTCATTCCTGCTTCCAGACTGAGAGCAG GCTATTTTTTGTGATAGAGTTTGTGCGCGGAGGCGACCTTATGTTCCACATGCAGCGGCAGCGCCGACTCCCCGAAGAACACGCCCGCTTCTACTCCGCAGAGATTTCGCTGGCACTCAACTTCCTGCACGAACGAG GCATCATCTACCGAGACTTGAAACTGGACAACGTGCTCTTGGATCATGAAGGTCACATAAAGCTCACCGACTATGGCATGTGCAAG gaggGCATTCGTCCTGGTGACACCACAAGCACATTCTGCGGGACTCCAAACTACATCGCTCCAGAAATCCTCCGCGGGGAGGATTACG ATTTCAGCGTTGATTGGTGGGCCTTGGGTGTGCTTCTGTACGAGATGCTCGCCGGCCATTCTCCATTCGACATCCTGGGAACCAGTGAGAATCCTGATGAAAACACGGAAGATTTCCTCTTCCAGG CGATACTCGAGAAGACGATCCGTATTCCTCGCTCCATCTCGGTGAAGGCACAGTCTGTACTCAAGGGATTCTTGAACAAG AACCCACTGGAGCGTCTCGGCTGTCATCCGACCACTGGGTTCAGTGACATTATGTCGCATGCCTTCTTCAAGAGCATTAATTGGGAGCAG CTGGAAGGAAAGCAAGTTTCCCCTCCCTACAAACCAAAGCTGGGCACGGAGCGCGACTTCGAGCACTTTGACCCGCAGTTCACAAACGAGCCTGTACAGCTGACTCCCGATGATAC GAGACTCATCTCGAAGATCGACCAGTCCGAGTTCGAAGGGTTCGAGTACGTCAACCCCCTCTTGATGTCTCTAGAAGACTGCGTCTAG
- the LOC135369929 gene encoding acetyl-coenzyme A transporter 1-like isoform X2 — MFNKSSARVIAPNVNEMPPTLQSDADDTMEVRSRGSTSNLLQHMEGCDQAETEKKIDFDYEPGDVKDEWRSILLLVLLYVLQGIPLGLAAAVPLMLQNRKVSYKDQALFSFVTWPFSVKLLWAPIVDSIYCNALGRRKSWLVPTQYAIGIFLLVLSSHTKGLLGDESHQDDEPPNVLLLTGVFLMLNFLAATQDIAVDGWALTMLTRKHVGYASTCNSVGQTAGYFLGNVVFLALESADFSNRYLRTVPQKDGLVTLDGFLYFWGVVFIVTTTLIMLLKHERKRLPCDKPDLGPMDTYRMAVRILCLPSVRNFCLFLLTCKIGFAVTDSATGLKLIEAGVHKENLALLAIPIVPLQIVLPFVISKYTTGRAPLNVFLWAYPIRLLFGLIFSALLHWTYLVKNLDGTFPTYFYVVIVIAYSFHQITVYSIYVALMAFHARVSDPTIGGTYMTLLNTVTNFGGNWPATAALWFIDSLTYKRCDGAENGQLLCSSKSDEKLCTGAGGTCSTTIDGYYIETVMCITLGFAWLMYGRRRAQWLQNLPRSAWRCS; from the exons ATGTTTAATAAGTCGTCTGCTCGCGTGATTGCTCCGAACGTAAACGAAATGCCACCAACATTGCAAAG tgatgcagacgacaccatgGAAGTCAGGAGTCGCGGAAGCACATCTAACCTACTTCAACACATGGAAGGTTGTGACCAGGCTGAGACAGAGAAAAAAATCGACTTTGACTACGAACCTGGCGACGTCAAAGACGAGTGGAGGAGCATACTTCTACTCGTGTTGCTCTACGTCCTCCAGGGTATCCCGTTAGGACTGGCTGCGGCTGTGCCACTGATGCTGCAGAACCGCAAGGTCAGCTACAAGGACCAGGCCCTGTTCAGCTTCGTCACCTGGCCGTTCAGCGTCAAGCTATTGTGGGCGCCGATAGTAGACTCTATATACTGTAACGCTTTGGGGAGGAGGAAGTCCTGGCTCGTCCCCACGCAGTACGCGATTGGGATATTTCTCCTCGTTCTTTCGTCGCACACCAAGGGGCTGCTCGGTGACGAGAGCCATCAGGACGACGAACCTCCCAACGTGCTCCTCTTGACCGGTGTGTTCCTCATGTTGAATTTTCTTGCGGCGACCCAGGACATTGCTGTCGACGGTTGGGCGCTGACCATGCTTACCAG GAAACACGTGGGATACGCGTCCACATGTAACTCTGTCGGACAGACGGCGGGTTACTTCCTCGGCAACGTGGTCTTCCTCGCCCTGGAATCCGCGGACTTCTCCAATCGTTACCTGAGGACCGTTCCGCAAAAGGACGGGCTGGTCACTCTAGACG GGTTCCTCTACTTTTGGGGTGTGGTGTTCATTGTGACGACGACACTTATCATGCTGCTGAAACACGAACGCAAACGTCTCCCGTGTGACAAGCCAGATCTGGGGCCGATGGACACTTACAGAATGGCCGTTCGGATCCTCTGTCTGCCCAGTGTCAGAAATTTCTGCCTTTtcttgctcacgtgcaag ATCGGGTTTGCTGTGACGGACAGCGCAACAGGATTGAAGCTGATCGAAGCTGGCGTCCACAAGGAGAACCTGGCCCTACTTGCTATTCCCATCGTTCCGCTTCAGATTGTGTTGCCGTTTGTCATCAGCAAGTACACGACCGGACGCGCACCCCTGAACGTCTTTCTCTGGGCTTACCCCATACG GCTCTTGTTCGGACTCATATTTTCGGCGCTTCTGCACTGGACGTACCTGGTGAAGAACCTTGACGGCACATTCCCTACATACTTTTACGTTGTCATCGTGATAGCGTACTCGTTTCACCAG ATCACCGTGTATAGCATCTACGTGGCActgatggcattccacgcccGAGTCAGCGACCCAACCATCGGAGGCACCTACATGACTCTGCTCAACACAGTCACCAACTTCGGGGGCAACTGGCCCGCCACGGCTGCCCTGTGGTTCATAGACTCGTTGACGTATAAACGCTGCGACGGTGCAGAGAATGGACAGCTGCTCTGTTCTTCAAAAAGTGATGAGAAG CTGTGTACAGGCGCTGGAGGCACGTGCTCGACGACAATCGACGGTTACTACATCGAGACAGTAATGTGCATTACTCTAGGGTTCGCCTGGCTCATGTACGGCAGGCGGAGAGCACAGTGGCTGCAGAACTTGCCACGCTCGGCATGGAGGTGCAGTTAG
- the LOC135369929 gene encoding acetyl-coenzyme A transporter 1-like isoform X1, with protein MSELKDCASLTSPMDDDAKYERGYKGRTCDADDTMEVRSRGSTSNLLQHMEGCDQAETEKKIDFDYEPGDVKDEWRSILLLVLLYVLQGIPLGLAAAVPLMLQNRKVSYKDQALFSFVTWPFSVKLLWAPIVDSIYCNALGRRKSWLVPTQYAIGIFLLVLSSHTKGLLGDESHQDDEPPNVLLLTGVFLMLNFLAATQDIAVDGWALTMLTRKHVGYASTCNSVGQTAGYFLGNVVFLALESADFSNRYLRTVPQKDGLVTLDGFLYFWGVVFIVTTTLIMLLKHERKRLPCDKPDLGPMDTYRMAVRILCLPSVRNFCLFLLTCKIGFAVTDSATGLKLIEAGVHKENLALLAIPIVPLQIVLPFVISKYTTGRAPLNVFLWAYPIRLLFGLIFSALLHWTYLVKNLDGTFPTYFYVVIVIAYSFHQITVYSIYVALMAFHARVSDPTIGGTYMTLLNTVTNFGGNWPATAALWFIDSLTYKRCDGAENGQLLCSSKSDEKLCTGAGGTCSTTIDGYYIETVMCITLGFAWLMYGRRRAQWLQNLPRSAWRCS; from the exons ATGTCGGAACTCAAAGATTGTGCAAGTCTTACGTCACCTATGGACGATGATGCTAAGTACGAGCGCGGCTACAAAGGGAGAACGTG tgatgcagacgacaccatgGAAGTCAGGAGTCGCGGAAGCACATCTAACCTACTTCAACACATGGAAGGTTGTGACCAGGCTGAGACAGAGAAAAAAATCGACTTTGACTACGAACCTGGCGACGTCAAAGACGAGTGGAGGAGCATACTTCTACTCGTGTTGCTCTACGTCCTCCAGGGTATCCCGTTAGGACTGGCTGCGGCTGTGCCACTGATGCTGCAGAACCGCAAGGTCAGCTACAAGGACCAGGCCCTGTTCAGCTTCGTCACCTGGCCGTTCAGCGTCAAGCTATTGTGGGCGCCGATAGTAGACTCTATATACTGTAACGCTTTGGGGAGGAGGAAGTCCTGGCTCGTCCCCACGCAGTACGCGATTGGGATATTTCTCCTCGTTCTTTCGTCGCACACCAAGGGGCTGCTCGGTGACGAGAGCCATCAGGACGACGAACCTCCCAACGTGCTCCTCTTGACCGGTGTGTTCCTCATGTTGAATTTTCTTGCGGCGACCCAGGACATTGCTGTCGACGGTTGGGCGCTGACCATGCTTACCAG GAAACACGTGGGATACGCGTCCACATGTAACTCTGTCGGACAGACGGCGGGTTACTTCCTCGGCAACGTGGTCTTCCTCGCCCTGGAATCCGCGGACTTCTCCAATCGTTACCTGAGGACCGTTCCGCAAAAGGACGGGCTGGTCACTCTAGACG GGTTCCTCTACTTTTGGGGTGTGGTGTTCATTGTGACGACGACACTTATCATGCTGCTGAAACACGAACGCAAACGTCTCCCGTGTGACAAGCCAGATCTGGGGCCGATGGACACTTACAGAATGGCCGTTCGGATCCTCTGTCTGCCCAGTGTCAGAAATTTCTGCCTTTtcttgctcacgtgcaag ATCGGGTTTGCTGTGACGGACAGCGCAACAGGATTGAAGCTGATCGAAGCTGGCGTCCACAAGGAGAACCTGGCCCTACTTGCTATTCCCATCGTTCCGCTTCAGATTGTGTTGCCGTTTGTCATCAGCAAGTACACGACCGGACGCGCACCCCTGAACGTCTTTCTCTGGGCTTACCCCATACG GCTCTTGTTCGGACTCATATTTTCGGCGCTTCTGCACTGGACGTACCTGGTGAAGAACCTTGACGGCACATTCCCTACATACTTTTACGTTGTCATCGTGATAGCGTACTCGTTTCACCAG ATCACCGTGTATAGCATCTACGTGGCActgatggcattccacgcccGAGTCAGCGACCCAACCATCGGAGGCACCTACATGACTCTGCTCAACACAGTCACCAACTTCGGGGGCAACTGGCCCGCCACGGCTGCCCTGTGGTTCATAGACTCGTTGACGTATAAACGCTGCGACGGTGCAGAGAATGGACAGCTGCTCTGTTCTTCAAAAAGTGATGAGAAG CTGTGTACAGGCGCTGGAGGCACGTGCTCGACGACAATCGACGGTTACTACATCGAGACAGTAATGTGCATTACTCTAGGGTTCGCCTGGCTCATGTACGGCAGGCGGAGAGCACAGTGGCTGCAGAACTTGCCACGCTCGGCATGGAGGTGCAGTTAG
- the LOC135369929 gene encoding acetyl-coenzyme A transporter 1-like isoform X3, whose translation MSELKDCASLTSPMDDDANDADDTMEVRSRGSTSNLLQHMEGCDQAETEKKIDFDYEPGDVKDEWRSILLLVLLYVLQGIPLGLAAAVPLMLQNRKVSYKDQALFSFVTWPFSVKLLWAPIVDSIYCNALGRRKSWLVPTQYAIGIFLLVLSSHTKGLLGDESHQDDEPPNVLLLTGVFLMLNFLAATQDIAVDGWALTMLTRKHVGYASTCNSVGQTAGYFLGNVVFLALESADFSNRYLRTVPQKDGLVTLDGFLYFWGVVFIVTTTLIMLLKHERKRLPCDKPDLGPMDTYRMAVRILCLPSVRNFCLFLLTCKIGFAVTDSATGLKLIEAGVHKENLALLAIPIVPLQIVLPFVISKYTTGRAPLNVFLWAYPIRLLFGLIFSALLHWTYLVKNLDGTFPTYFYVVIVIAYSFHQITVYSIYVALMAFHARVSDPTIGGTYMTLLNTVTNFGGNWPATAALWFIDSLTYKRCDGAENGQLLCSSKSDEKLCTGAGGTCSTTIDGYYIETVMCITLGFAWLMYGRRRAQWLQNLPRSAWRCS comes from the exons ATGTCGGAACTCAAAGATTGTGCAAGTCTTACGTCACCTATGGACGATGATGCTAA tgatgcagacgacaccatgGAAGTCAGGAGTCGCGGAAGCACATCTAACCTACTTCAACACATGGAAGGTTGTGACCAGGCTGAGACAGAGAAAAAAATCGACTTTGACTACGAACCTGGCGACGTCAAAGACGAGTGGAGGAGCATACTTCTACTCGTGTTGCTCTACGTCCTCCAGGGTATCCCGTTAGGACTGGCTGCGGCTGTGCCACTGATGCTGCAGAACCGCAAGGTCAGCTACAAGGACCAGGCCCTGTTCAGCTTCGTCACCTGGCCGTTCAGCGTCAAGCTATTGTGGGCGCCGATAGTAGACTCTATATACTGTAACGCTTTGGGGAGGAGGAAGTCCTGGCTCGTCCCCACGCAGTACGCGATTGGGATATTTCTCCTCGTTCTTTCGTCGCACACCAAGGGGCTGCTCGGTGACGAGAGCCATCAGGACGACGAACCTCCCAACGTGCTCCTCTTGACCGGTGTGTTCCTCATGTTGAATTTTCTTGCGGCGACCCAGGACATTGCTGTCGACGGTTGGGCGCTGACCATGCTTACCAG GAAACACGTGGGATACGCGTCCACATGTAACTCTGTCGGACAGACGGCGGGTTACTTCCTCGGCAACGTGGTCTTCCTCGCCCTGGAATCCGCGGACTTCTCCAATCGTTACCTGAGGACCGTTCCGCAAAAGGACGGGCTGGTCACTCTAGACG GGTTCCTCTACTTTTGGGGTGTGGTGTTCATTGTGACGACGACACTTATCATGCTGCTGAAACACGAACGCAAACGTCTCCCGTGTGACAAGCCAGATCTGGGGCCGATGGACACTTACAGAATGGCCGTTCGGATCCTCTGTCTGCCCAGTGTCAGAAATTTCTGCCTTTtcttgctcacgtgcaag ATCGGGTTTGCTGTGACGGACAGCGCAACAGGATTGAAGCTGATCGAAGCTGGCGTCCACAAGGAGAACCTGGCCCTACTTGCTATTCCCATCGTTCCGCTTCAGATTGTGTTGCCGTTTGTCATCAGCAAGTACACGACCGGACGCGCACCCCTGAACGTCTTTCTCTGGGCTTACCCCATACG GCTCTTGTTCGGACTCATATTTTCGGCGCTTCTGCACTGGACGTACCTGGTGAAGAACCTTGACGGCACATTCCCTACATACTTTTACGTTGTCATCGTGATAGCGTACTCGTTTCACCAG ATCACCGTGTATAGCATCTACGTGGCActgatggcattccacgcccGAGTCAGCGACCCAACCATCGGAGGCACCTACATGACTCTGCTCAACACAGTCACCAACTTCGGGGGCAACTGGCCCGCCACGGCTGCCCTGTGGTTCATAGACTCGTTGACGTATAAACGCTGCGACGGTGCAGAGAATGGACAGCTGCTCTGTTCTTCAAAAAGTGATGAGAAG CTGTGTACAGGCGCTGGAGGCACGTGCTCGACGACAATCGACGGTTACTACATCGAGACAGTAATGTGCATTACTCTAGGGTTCGCCTGGCTCATGTACGGCAGGCGGAGAGCACAGTGGCTGCAGAACTTGCCACGCTCGGCATGGAGGTGCAGTTAG
- the LOC135369932 gene encoding uncharacterized protein LOC135369932, with product MLIIVAAIATVSVPLLLVTYNKVRPYFSVTVKCWFCGKKTVVPYGNINCWDCPECEQYNGFQEDGDYNKPIPSQYDESLNFACAGGHYDSCSDGLHLESENGLCPTCNYNQLVKIRLLANFEPLKEENYESEVDAYKTHLERVYGMCHECSLYVQRRLTEQDSFLWPQLRNFWLASGSLLQTHSTRGRLGFSLMLMTGCLSSFVASLLLLGLFQKIHLAIVSPFLMKVSGTALSLGSVLLAGREQFGPVDLLLCWFWFISHLLSLPCISTAMELEQMRRLQALVIGAAALFAVARVVLCALRLKRGRISEVRKLTTSTRMTSQPVLGEKFGLNQAADSKSVSSRNCTESAMSCKQTERTEKKSTLHEMMGGFHISPESAKHSSHRSDVSGRSYLSSRTSVEKDEGAPLLWPPKLSRLSSSSTKESWMVGGAWVVGGGLSGGTPQINWGVKQAYGVLTPPPSQTGSTASFHTALPSRKTTFESFQSFGNPEHAGNVWLNLKSRAEPQNFYSATKNKPFLGFGHSAFTAVPQRRSGWCSRSTPDDQRQIASGASAQLRSSPHQRSYAHSSVSQDTCGERSRAVSSVTLGRQGSPSNKSRRFLWQNLFMSFSVVTNILLFTYFMIEPTTWPAWLWQFLDKFF from the exons atgctcaTTATAGTGGCGGCCATCGCGACAGTAAGCGTACCTCTTCTTTTAGTGACATATAATAAAGTAAG ACCCTACTTCTCTGTGACTGTGAAATGTTGGTTTTGTGGAAAGAAAACTGTTGTTCCTTACGGAAATATCAATTGTTGGGATTGTCCAGAATGCGAACAGTACAACGGATTTCAAGAG GACGGCGATTACAACAAACCAATTCCCTCTCAATATGACGAGAGCCTCAACTTTGCCTGCGCTGGAGGCCACTACGACAGCTGCTCCGACGGACTACACCTGGAGTCGGAAAATGGACTCTGCCCTACCTGCAATTACAATCAGCTGGTTAAAATCCGACTGCTTGCAAACTTCGAGCCTCTCAAAGAA GAAAACTACGAGAGCGAAGTGGACGCGTACAAGACACATCTAGAACGTGTGTACGGAATGTGCCACGAATGCAGCTTATACGTGCAGCGGAGGTTGACCGAACAGGACTCCTTCCTGTGGCCTCAGCTGCGGAACTTCTGGCTCGCTTCGGGAAGCCTTCTACAGACTCAT AGCACGAGAGGTCGCCTGGGATTTAGCTTGATGCTAATGACCGGGTGCCTGAGTTCCTTTGTAGCATCGTTGTTGCTCCTGGGACTGTTTCAGAAGATACACCTCGCGATCGTCTCCCCGTTCTTGATGAAAGTGTCCGGTACCGCGCTCTCGCTCGGCTCAGTGCTGCTCGCTGGCAGAGAGCA GTTTGGCCCCGTGGACCTTTTGCTCTGCTGGTTCTGGTTCATTTCTCACCTCCTGAGCCTTCCCTGCATATCAACAGCCATGGAGTTGGAACAGATGCGGAGGCTCCAGGCACTAGTGATCGGAGCTGCCGCCCTCTTTGCAGTCGCCCGTGTAGTCCTGTGTGCACTGCGGTTGAAGCGCGGAAGAATTTCGGAAGTTAG AAAACTCACGACAAGCACTAGAATGACAAGTCAACCTGTCCTTGGGGAGAAGTTCGGTCTCAACCAAGCTGCTGATTCAAAGTCAGTCAGCAGTAGAAATTGTACAGAGTCAGCCATGTCGTGTAAACAAACAGAGAGGACAGAAAAGAAATCGACGCTGCACGAGATGATGGGAGGATTTCACATATCGCCAGAATCTGCTAAACATTCTA GTCACCGCTCTGATGTCAGCGGTCGGTCGTACCTATCCAGCCGGACGAGTGTCGAAAAGGACGAGGGGGCGCCGTTGCTGTGGCCCCCTAAACTCTCTCGACTCTCTTCATCTTCAACCAAGGAGTCCTGGATGGTTGGAGGAGCATGGGTCGTGGGCGGAGGACTGTCGGGGGGCACGCCACAGATCAACTGGGGCGTGAAGCAGGCGTACGGCGTTCTTACACCACCCCCTTCACAGACCGGTTCGACAGCCAGTTTCCACACTGCTTTACCAT CGAGGAAAACCACATTTGAAAGCTTCCAGTCGTTTGGAAACCCCGAACACGCGGGAAACGTCTGGCTCAACCTGAAGAGCCGGGCAGAACCCCAGAACTTCTACTCGGCGACGAAAAACAAGCCGTTCCTCGGATTCGGACACTCTGCCTTCACCGCGGTCCCTCAGCGGAGAAGTGGATGGTGTTCACGTTCCACACCGGACGACCAGCGTCAGATAGCTTCCGGTGCCTCAGCGCAGCTACGCTCTTCGCCTCATCAGCGGAGCTACGCTCATTCGTCAGTGAGTCAGGATACCTGTGGCGAGCGGTCGAGGGCAGTATCTTCGGTGACTTTGGGTCGTCAAG GTTCTCCCAGCAACAAGTCCAGAAGATTTTTATGGCAAAACTTGTTCATGTCGTTCAGTGTCGTCACCAATATTTTATTGTTCACATACTTCATGATCGAGCCCACAACTTGGCCAGCTTGGTTATGGCAGTTTCTCGACAAGTTTTTCTAA
- the LOC135369933 gene encoding 4-hydroxybutyrate coenzyme A transferase-like: protein MVLRYRSLTLCKRIVGAKSLVKHELKVPSQRTYYSYCNEPFQPLNRDPAWVSADEAVSVIKSGDTVFLHGAAATPRGIIPAMVAHGKTKGLKNVTVCHIHTEGPAEYNNPDCAGIFRSMSFFTGANCREPINAGRADFVPIFLGEIPLVFHRGIVPVDVAIVQVTPPDIHGYCSLGTSIDCARAALTQAKYIIGQVNENMPRTWGDGNIHMSHFDALVKADMPLPEHKPSKLTDVETSIGKHIAENLVDNGATLQLGIGSIPDAVLSQLKGHKDLGIHSEMFSDGVVELVEHGCITNNKKNIERGKTVGSFCIGTKRLFDFMNCNASLVMLDVGYVNNPQIICQNPKVTAINSCVEVDITGQVVSDSIGPRIYSGFGGQLDFLRGAAIGKDGKGKPILAMPSTTAKGVSKISIYIKEGAGVVTTRGHIHYLVTEYGIASLFGKSIRQRAHALINIAHPNHRETLEKQAFERLKCMPSP from the exons ATGGTTCTTCGGTACAGATCACTGACCCTGTGTAAAAGGATAGTGGGAGCGAAATCTCTGGTGAAACATGAACTCAAAGTGCCCTCGCAACGCACGTATTACAGTTACTGCAATGAGCCCTTCCAGCCCCTTAACCGAGACCCCGCGTGGGTGAGCGCCGATGAAGCTGTCAGCGTTATCAAATCCG GTGACACGGTGTTTCTGCATGGAGCGGCAGCCACACCCCGTGGGATCATTCCTGCCATGGTTGCCCATGGAAAGACCAAAGGACTCAAGAACGTCACGGTCTGCCACATTCACACAGAGGGACCCGCTGAATACAACAACCCAGATTGTGCAG GTATCTTCCGCAGCATGTCCTTCTTCACCGGCGCAAACTGCAGGGAACCCATCAATGCTGGGAGGGCAGATTTCGTGCCAATCTTCCTGGGCGAAATCCCACTGGTGTTTCACCGGGGCATTGTCCCGGTGGACGTCGCCATCGTGCAGGTCACACCGCCGGACATCCACGGCTACTGCAGCTTGGGCACGAGCATAGACTGTGCGCGGGCTGCTCTGACCCAAGCCAAGTACATCATAG GCCAAGTGAACGAAAACATGCCTCGCACATGGGGTGACGGAAACATCCACATGTCACACTTCGACGCGCTCGTCAAGGCGGACATGCCTCTGCCCGAGCATAAGCCGTCGAAGCTCACAGACGTTGAAACCAGCATCGGCAAACACATCGCCGAGAACCTGGTCGACAACGGCGCCACGCTTCAGTTGG GCATTGGCTCAATTCCGGACGCCGTCCTGTCTCAGCTCAAGGGCCACAAGGACCTGGGTATCCACTCCGAAATGTTCAGCGACGGCGTCGTGGAGCTGGTGGAACACGGGTGCATaacaaacaacaagaaaaacatCGAGAGGGGAAAAACTGTTGGCAGCTTCTGCATTGGCACCAAGCGGCTCTTTGATTTCATGAACTGCAACGCCAGTCTTG TCATGCTCGATGTGGGCTACGTCAACAACCCGCAGATCATCTGTCAGAACCCCAAGGTGACCGCCATAAACTCCTGCGTCGAGGTGGATATCACGGGGCAGGTGGTCTCGGACTCTATTGGGCCCAGGATTTACTCTG GGTTTGGAGGTCAGCTTGACTTCCTAAGAGGTGCAGCCATTGGCAAAGATGGGAAGGGCAAGCCCATTCTTGCCATGCCTTCCACGACGGCCAAGGGAGTCAGCAAGATATCGATCTACATCAAGGAAG GAGCTGGAGTTGTGACAACACGTGGTCACATCCACTACCTTGTCACAGAGTATGGCATAGCCTCTCTATTTGGCAAGAGCATTCGTCAACGTGCACACGCTCTCATCAACATTGCACATCCCAACCATCGAGAAACCCTCGAGAAGCAAGCCTTCGAACGCCTGAAGTGCATGCCTTCCCCATGA